A segment of the Curtobacterium sp. MCSS17_007 genome:
GCCGCCCGCGCGGCCGTGAAGCAGACGCGCACCGGTCGCATCGGGGTGATCGGGACGGTCGGCACCATCGCCTCCCGGGCGTACGAGGACGCGTTCGCGGTCGCCGCCGACGTCACCCTGACGCTCGCCGCGTGCCCGCGGTTCGTCGAGTTCGTCGAGGCCGGCGACACCTCGTCGCCCGCCCTCCGCGAGGTCGCCGCGCAGTACCTCGCCCCGATCCGCGACGCCGACGTCGACACGCTCGTGCTCGGCTGCACCCACTACCCGCTCATGTCCGCCGCGATCCAGTACGTGATGGGCCCGGACGTGACGCTCGTGTCGAGCGCCGAGGAGACCGCGAACGACGTGTACCGCCGGCTCGTCGAGCACGGGCTGGAGCGGACGACGCCGGAGCCGCCGAGCTACGCGTTCGAGGCGACCGGCGACGACAAGAACGGCTTCATCCGGCTCGCCCGGCGCTTCCTCGGTCCCGAGGTCTCGAGCGTCGGGCACCTCCAGACCGGGGCGATCACCCTGCCCCGAACCGAAAGGACCCCATGAGCACCCGCATCGACGGCCGCAGCGCCACCGACCACCGTCCGGTCAGCATCGAGCGGGGGTGGAGCACGCAGGCCGAGGGCAGCGCGCTCATCTCGTTCGGCAGCACGAAGGTGCTGTGCACGGCCTCCTTCACGAACGGTGTCCCGCGGTGGATGGCCGGCAAGGGAACGGGGTGGGTCACCGCCGAGTACTCGATGCTGCCCCGCTCGACGAACGAGCGGATGCAGCGCGAGTCGATCAAGGGCAAGGTCGGCGGGCGCACGCACGAGATCTCGCGGCTCATCGGACGGTCGCTCCGGGCGGTCGTCGACATGAAGGGCCTCGGGGAGAACACGCTCGTCATCGACTGCGACGTGCTGCAGGCGGACGGCGGCACCCGCACGGCATCGATCACCGGCGCATACGTCGCCATGGCCGACGCGATCGAGTGGGGTCGCGACAAGGGCTTCATCGCGAAGAAGGCAACGCCGCTGACCGACAGCGTGCAGGCGATCTCGGTCGGGATCGTCGGCGGTGAGCCGATGCTCGACCTGGCCTACACCGAGGACTCCGCGGCGGACACCGAC
Coding sequences within it:
- the murI gene encoding glutamate racemase; the encoded protein is MTDAPIGVFDSGVGGLTVARAIIDQLPRESIRYVGDTVHSPYGPKPIADVRRYALEVMDDLVDQGVKALVIACNTASSAVLRDARERYEQAYGIPVVEVIQPAARAAVKQTRTGRIGVIGTVGTIASRAYEDAFAVAADVTLTLAACPRFVEFVEAGDTSSPALREVAAQYLAPIRDADVDTLVLGCTHYPLMSAAIQYVMGPDVTLVSSAEETANDVYRRLVEHGLERTTPEPPSYAFEATGDDKNGFIRLARRFLGPEVSSVGHLQTGAITLPRTERTP
- the rph gene encoding ribonuclease PH — encoded protein: MSTRIDGRSATDHRPVSIERGWSTQAEGSALISFGSTKVLCTASFTNGVPRWMAGKGTGWVTAEYSMLPRSTNERMQRESIKGKVGGRTHEISRLIGRSLRAVVDMKGLGENTLVIDCDVLQADGGTRTASITGAYVAMADAIEWGRDKGFIAKKATPLTDSVQAISVGIVGGEPMLDLAYTEDSAADTDMNIVTTGSGKFIEVQGTAEHAPFDRDELNTLLDLGLAGNQSLAAIQRDVLGLA